CGGGTGACGAAATCCTGTTCCAGCATCTCATCGACTTCGGTCAGGTTAAATTCCGGCAGATCGTGCGGGAAGAACAGCCCCTGATTTTTGCCCAGCCCCTGAGTGACGGCCTGCGCAAAGCTGACCTGTTCATTATGATCTTTTAAGTTGTAAAGTTTCATTGGTTATCCCACTACGCGAGCGCCCGCCGTGTCCAGCCGGCAAATATGAACGAAGCCTTCCTGATTTTGCAGATAGTGCTTGCCGAGCCAATCGGCAACACGCTGAGCGGTATCCGGTTTGTCGCACAAGGCAAACAGCGTTGGTCCGGAACCCGAGATCCCGCAGGCCAGCGCGCCAATATCCGCCACTGCTTTACGTGCTTCCCCAAACCCCGGCAGCAACTTCATGCGGTACGGTTCGGCAATCACATCTTTCATCAATTTTGCTGCCAGCGCTGGCTGACGGCTGTAGCAAGCATGGATAAAGCCCGCCAGGTGGCGACCGTGAGCAATGCAATCCTGACGGCGATATTGCGCTGGCAGAATCGCGCGCGCTTCCGCTGTCGAGACTTTAATGCCTGGATACGCCAAAACCCACAGCCACTCATCAAAGCCTGGCACCTGCTGGCTGATAATGCCGCTTTCCTCGATCATCAATTGCATGCCGCCGAGGTAGCAAGGCGCGACGTTATCGTAATGCACACTACCGGAAATACGCCCTTCCAGCTCGCCCATCAGCGCCAGCATGCGTGTTTCGTTCAGCGGCTTACCGCAAAACTCATTCATCGCGACCAGCGCCGCGACCACGGAACAGGCGCTGGAGCCGAGCCCGGAACCGATCGGCATGTTTTTTTCCAGCGTCATCGCGACGGAAACCTGCTTGCCAATCTCCTGACAAAACAGTTCCCAGCACTGATAAACGATATTTTCTTTCGGCTCAGTCGGTAATTTACTGGCGAAGCGGCCCACATTCTTCAGGCTGAAATGATCGGCCGCTTCCACACTGACATTATCGCCCAACAACGTACCATCCACGGGCGTAACCGCCGCGCCAAGCACATCAAAACCCACGCTCATATTGGCACTGGAGGCCGGAGCATACACCTTCACCATCTCAGACTCCTAACTTCCAGGACAGGGTGCGCAGCAGGTCGGCGA
This genomic interval from Kosakonia sacchari SP1 contains the following:
- the thrB gene encoding homoserine kinase; translated protein: MVKVYAPASSANMSVGFDVLGAAVTPVDGTLLGDNVSVEAADHFSLKNVGRFASKLPTEPKENIVYQCWELFCQEIGKQVSVAMTLEKNMPIGSGLGSSACSVVAALVAMNEFCGKPLNETRMLALMGELEGRISGSVHYDNVAPCYLGGMQLMIEESGIISQQVPGFDEWLWVLAYPGIKVSTAEARAILPAQYRRQDCIAHGRHLAGFIHACYSRQPALAAKLMKDVIAEPYRMKLLPGFGEARKAVADIGALACGISGSGPTLFALCDKPDTAQRVADWLGKHYLQNQEGFVHICRLDTAGARVVG